In Lepidochelys kempii isolate rLepKem1 chromosome 19, rLepKem1.hap2, whole genome shotgun sequence, the genomic stretch TGGAAAGAAGCAGCACTTCTGTCCTACCGAACACAGTTCCAGCTAGTGAGTGACTCTGCCATTTAACCCCTACGGAGCTAGGTTTGCAACGTTGGGAATTGGTTTGCTAAGTTGGCAACGTCAGAAATTGCCACAAAACAGCATAACAACAGGCTTATCCATTATCCCGTCTAGGCTCCTGCCTAACAATGAGTTGGATTCTGCCCCTGGTTATTTCTAACCCCACGGAGTTGCTAATGTATTACTTAAGTGCAGAGTCTGATCCATTAGCCTAATTGCAAAATTGTACAGAAAACTGCTTTTTGCCCATAGGCCCTGAGCAGGGTATCAGGTGTAGTAGCTGGATCAGTAATCCTTTTCCTCTTCCGCTAGCAAGTGTAACTGTAAATGTTACAAGGTTACACAGCTAATCTGTCTGTCCTTAAACCTAGAGGAGTGTTTTGCTATTCCGAGCTAAAGCGACCAGAGTATTACTCTGTACAGCATCTCTCAGGCCAGGCTCTATTAACTACTGAATTATGCGTCTCAGAGAGGGGGGCTGGTACCAATGGGGATGAGCGTGTCACGCAGCTGATCTAGCCTAACAGAACTGCTGTTAGCCTCAGTTCACAGCCATGGAATCTGAGCCAGTAGAAAATAGTAAGAAGGCTACTCTAGTTCCTGTCACCAATTCAATTCCTTCCCCACGggctgtagaactcattgccacctTCTAGCAGGGGTGGAAAGAGCGTAGTAAGAGCAGAAAAGTGCAGGCCGCAAGACAACATGAATAGCTGCAGTAACAGTGCATCGGATAAACCTGTGTCAGGGTTTAAACCCAGAGTATCAGGTGCTTGCCTGTCCCTCCCACTGCAGAAAGTCACCTTTGTGCCCTGGCCCCTTCGCTGAACTTTTAGTatctgcctgccccggcccccttCCCGCCAACCCCTAGGCATTTGCTGTCCCCTCCCCACTGACTTATGGGCAGCTACTGCCCTCCTCCCTGCCAAGTCTGACCatggcacctgcagctcccccaccccactgacccctgagcacctgctgcccccccagctccccgccctgctgATGCCTGagcacctgctgccccccaccccaccgacccctgagcacctgctgccccccgccccgccccctctgacccctgagcacctgctgccccccgccccgccccctctgacccctgagcacctgctgcccccccagctcccccaccccaccgacccctgagcacctgctgcccccccagctccccgccctgctgACGCCTGagcacctgctgccccccaccccaccgaccCCTCTGACCCCTGAGCAcctgctgctccccaccccgccccgctccgctccgctgacccctgagcacctgctgccccccaccccgccccgctccgctccgctccgctgacccctgagcacctgctgccccccgccccgccccgctccgctccgctgacccctgagcacctgctgccccccgccccctctgacccctgagcacctgctgcccccccagctcccccagcccactgacccctgagcacctgctgccccccaccccgccccgctccgctcccTCTGACCCCTGAGCacctgctgccccccgccccctctgacccctgagcacctgctgccccccagcactagcccccccctccccataccACGTGACAGGGCTGGCCCAACCCCGAGGgagcgcccccccaccccggcggCGCGTCGCGTGACGCAGGAGCCGTCGAGGCTGAGCCGCCCTCCCCGTCACGTGAGCAGGCGGCCGCGCTCCGACGCCGCGCGCGCTCCCTCCTCCCGCGGGCCGGCGGCGGGGCCATGGCGCACGGGCACGGGCACGGCGCGGGCGGCGGCTGCTGCGGGGCCGAGCGCGAGGAGCCCCCCGAGCGCCGCGGCCTGGCCTGGGGCCTCTACCTGCGCATCGACCGCGAGCGGCTGCAGTGCCTCAACGAGCGGCGGGAGGGCAGCGGGGCGCTGGTGTTCCGGGCCTGGGAGGAGCGGGCGGACCGCAGCCAGGTaccggcccggggggcggggcggggcgcagCCAGGTaccggccgggggcggggggggcggccAACTTTTCTAATACAGAGAACCGAATGCCCTGGCCACGCCCACTTTCAgaggccacgccccctcccctccccccgctcgcTGTCCCCCATCTTCGCTCACTAGCTCATTTTCATAGGGCGGGGGTgcggggtgaggggtttggggtgcgggagggggctcggggctgaggggggcagggggtgggcgcTAGGACTGAGTtcgggtgcgggagggggctcggggctgaggGGGGCAGCGGGTGGGCGCTAGGACTGAGTtcgggtgcgggagggggctcggggctgaggggggcagggggtgggcgcTAGGACTGAGTtcgggtgcgggagggggctcggggctgaggggggcagggggtgggcgcTAGGACTGAGTtcgggtgcgggagggggctcggggctgaggggggcagggggtgggcgcTAGGACTGAGTtcgggtgcgggagggggctcggggctgaggggggcagggggtgggcgcTAGGACTGAGTtcgggtgcgggagggggctcggggctgaggGGGGCAGCGGGTGGGCGCTAGGACTGAGTtcgggtgcgggagggggctcggggctgaggGGGGCAGCGGGTGGGCGCTAGGACTGAGTtcgggtgcgggagggggctcggggctgaggggggcagggggtgggcgcTAGGACTGAGTTCGGGTGCGGGAGGGGGCCCGGGgctagggtgggggtgggggtcccgggggctccagacggcgcttacctcaggtggctctaGGGGAGctgccagcatgtccctctggctccgagTGCGCTGCCCCCGCGGCTCCCATTGGTCGtggttctcggccaatgggagctgtggagccggcacttggggcgggggcagcatgtgcacctagggacgtactggctgcttcctggagccgcgcggagcctgggagggagcctgcccgccctgcagcactgctgaccggacttCTGGCGGCCCGgttagcagtgctgaccagagcagccAAGGTCCCTTTCTGACCGGGTATTCCAGtaaaaaaaccagacacctggcaacccggggcggggggagacaggTGCCAGCAGCACCAGTGCAGCCAGGTGTCCCTCTAGTCTAGGAAGTCTCTAAACTCCCCCCATATCCTGAACGGCAGCCGGTGTGGCTACTCGCTGGGGACCTCATCTCTGCGCCCCTGCCGGGGGTGGCTGCTGGGCCCCAAGAACACAGGGCTGGGAGGGAATCCCCTGGGGtgtgcagttcagctgtccccctgcttttctttcccctccccccccccccaaccacttgCTGTCGCAGCCACCTGCTATGTGATCCTTGCCTGCCTCCAGTCCCTGTgctggctgggctctgcagctgctcctggtgCTCTCTGTGGTGGGGGTCTGGGCACCTAGTGCTCCGCCGACAGTGGGGGTTGCACCATGGGGGAAAGCAGGCAGGGTGGGCTGAGAGATTCCAGGCTTTCTCCAGTGCCCTGGCCCTGAAGCGCCAGCAGTGAAGGTCCACGCTTCGTGTTTGTGGACCTTCCCTAGAGCTTTGTTCCATCTGGGACACTGACCCTTCAGGAGTTCGGTTCCTCTGATTCGGGTTGCTGCTTCCCAGATGTTGCTAGCGCATTCGCCATACCAGTTCGTCCTTGGCTTTCTTcgctttctctctcctcccttggGTACCCAATTCAATGCTTGCTTGGCATTGAATGTTCCAGTCCCAACCACCCGAGCCTTCTTTCTTTGTTGGGGATTTCTAACATGCCCTGCTTTGTCAGCTCCGTTCTCCGTGCTCTTGCATTTGTGATTTTGACACTCTGTGACATGTAATGTCTTTCTCAGCCGTCTGTGGTGGGCAGCCTCCAATCTGCCTTTGTTAGCCACAGCTAAGGGCCATGTGTCTGCTCCATACAGCAGCGTGTTCAGTACAATCGCATGGTATAGTCTGACCTGTAGTTTGGTGTGGAGATCTCTGTTTGACCAGCTGTCATTCATTCTATTTGTATACCAGCATAACTGTAtttgttgggggtgtgtgtgggggggtggcttTTCCAAAATAAGTATACTAGCACGGCCCCACTGTGGATACACTATACCAGTAAAAATCACACTTTTGTATTTCACTTGAGAAGGCCGGAATAAGGTATGCCAGTAAAAGGGCAGTTCTGCCTTtataagctgcatccacacttggCTATAGAGGTATAGCAATACTGTCCATGTGTgcctagtgtagatgtggcctaagGTCATGTCTATACTATAGACTTCTGCTGGCACAGGCTTGTCAGTCAGGAGGTGTGATgaggtgtgatccctgaccaatatagctgtgctggcagaagccCTTAGTACGAGTagacagttatactggcaaaggTGTGCTTCTACTGGTATAGCTTCTTTTGCTTGTAGAGGTGGTTTATACTGCTACAAAGTGCAGCTTTGCTAGTGGTATAGCATACTGGCATCCCTATACCAACAAAGTACTCCTAGCGTAGATGTGATATTAGCCATAACAAAAAAAGCCTTTGTGTCTCATGCCTCAACAGAGATTTTTCTAGTGGATGCTTCAGTGGGTTTTTGGATTAAATCTCTTTCTACTGGATACATTAGAACACTTACTAGTACAGTATCTGTGTAAATACAACTGAACTATAATTTTCAGTGTAAACAAAGTTCCCTGGCTAATGCATTGTCCATATTGTTCATTCATAATTCCCAAAATAAAGTAGTGCATATTAACATATTCTACTGTATTAGCACAAAGCTTCCGATGGAATACAGATATGAACGGATGCAGAAGGAAGTGCATAGGAAGCGTAATATATGGCATTACAGAATATCTTCATTATCTGCTTCTAAAGGATTATTTTTAATCCAGTTTTGTATCTTTTAGTTTGTTGAAAGTGATGATGAAGTCGAACTTCTGTTCAATATCCCGTAAGTACCTGCTTGGCACCATTTCGTGCCCCGTTAGCACCTGATGAACTTAGTTTTATTTGTGGCTGGGTTCTTTGCTCACTAGAGTCTTCCTTGAATACTCTTGGGAAATAAACTAGAAAACAAGTTTGGGTGATGGCAGCTCTTCTTGACTGAGATTTACTGAATTGTGTGATTGTATAATCAAGACTAACTGGAAGATAGTGGAGGGGAAGTCACTGATTCTGTGTTTCGTGGCAGGTTTACAGGCAATGTGAAGCTAAAAGGGATAATTGTGATGGGAGAGGATGATGATACACACCCATCAGAGATGAGACTGTAAGTGGAACTTGGCCTGGCTACCAGGAAAGATCATGTTGGGCAGATATTGTATAGAGTTTCTATTTGCACAGTTGTTTTAGAGCAGAATTTTGAAATCTCCAAGCAGTGTTTTTACCATCTCCTCAGTTATGGTCTTCCATTTGCTGTGTGTAGCCAAGACTGAACACTAGAGCGACTCATACTAAGGGATTGTATTTTTTTGCctcattgctttttaaaaaataattaaatactttAGCTTTTCCTTTCCCAATGCAAAGTTCTCATTGCCCAATGACATCTGTATTcctattcccattttatagatgagaagGACACTAAAGCCGGAGCAGGCATTGGTATCAGAGCTCAAATCAGAAACCAGGAATACCTGACTTCCATGCCTGAGTTTAGGCCAGGCTCCCCTTTCATATTGCTGAGTTGAAGCTCCTATATTAGATTAATATTAATGTTCTCGCCTGGTCTGGGGCCGGGATTGGGGCCTAGATcactagagccctgcatggatacaaaatttgtatccgcatctgaTCCACAAACATGGTCTGCGGATACaaagcagatatctgcagatttccAGGGCTCTGTACATTACGCTGTGCTCCGCTGAGACCCGggctactgctgctgcttcctgccctGACTGGGGGAGTGGTATGGCATTGACAAGGCACTGGGATTAGGAGCTCTGGCAGGCCTCTGGGGAGACACTGCAGTGCTAGCTGGCAAGGAGCTGAGACCAGGATCCACCACTTGGAGCAcaagtgggtgtgtgtgtggcggggtgcCTAGCTCATGCCCCTGCTGGGGCAGAGGCCCCTCACAGACCTGTTTGTGCTTCAAACAGAGGATCCCGGTCTCAGCTGTTTGCCAGCTGGTGCAGCTGTGTCTCCCGCAGGCCTGCTGGGGGCCACCATGGGTCAGGCCGGGGCTCCTAATTGCTGCATGTTGTCTGTGCCACACCGCCTCCCAACTGGCTGGCAggacagaaagcagcagcagcggtCTGGACTGGAGCTGAGCTCATGGTGAGCTGGGGCTTGCCCTGGGCCGAGCAATTGTTGCTGCCAGCCTACCTCCCTACTGCTTCAGGAGCAGCCTGATACCATGGTTTTTCTAAAGAGCTCAGAGGCAGAAGTAGGAATGTTGTTTGAAAAATTATGGTATTGGGCTAATTTTACAATTTCTGTGAAATTGTGACTTATTCAGGGCCCTAATCATCACTTGGCTTTCCACCAGTGGCAGCTTTTCCCCTCATCTTTGCTCTGTCTCTAATGCACTGGAATCCTAACCCCTCTCTATATATAGaatttatagaaatgtagggctggaaaggaccttgggAAGTTATCAAGCCCAGCCAtctgtgctggggcaggaccAAATAGACGTttatccagcctgttcttaaaaatctccaatgatggggattccacaacctcgtttggaaacctgttccagaacttgactacccttatagttaggaagtttttcctaataactaacctaaatctccctggttGCAGATTAAACCAATTTCTTCTTGTCGTACcctcagtggacatagagaacaattgtcgtctttatagcagcccttaacatatttgtaaactcttatcaggtcccccgtcagtcctcttttctcaagactaaacatgttcaatttttttaaccttttcctcataggtcagattttctaaaccttttatcattttttttgtGCTCCTCTAGGTTCTCtcaaattgtccacatcttttctaaagtgtggcaCTCAGAATTGCACACaactgaggcctcatcagtgtggagtagagcaggaCATGAACTGGAAGTGCTGTGGGTGGTGAATGTCTTAAATCTACAGTTCTGTTCCTTGCATCATATCAGGAATTGTCAACACACTATAAGCAGTAAACAAGAGCAAGTGCTGTTTTCTTGGCTGATccagttgtgtgtgtgttccaCAGGACAAAGCCAATTTAATAACCCAGTGGTGGGAAGAGAGGGGAGATAAATAAATCAATTATGCATTTTAACCACTGTTGTGTTTTTCTCCACTCCCAGGTTCAAGAACATTCCTCACATGTCATTTGATGACACAGCCAGAGAACCAGATCAGATGTTCAGTCTGAATCGAGATCTAACAGGAGAACTGGAGTATCCGACAAAGTACGACACAGGCTCTTCCCTTTTCTTGTGGTGCATCTGTTAGGGATGCACTGGAGTTTATTCCTCCTGGAGCCAATGAATTTGTGTTCCTTTTATCGGAGCCTACTCATATGCTATTCAATGGTTAGAAAGTGTTAGTAGGGGGAGAGCAGTTCCTTCACTCACATCATAACATCGCATCAAATAATAGAATGTGCTTTTTAACTGCCTTTTCTGGCTCTTCCCAGCACTCGTGTTGGAGTGAGAACTCTATCTGTCCCTAAATGGTGTTGAAGACCTTTTCCCTGGGGAGGGAAGATCTTAGATCTTGTATCCTGGAGGCTCCCCAAACGGAATTCTCAATGCCTTGTCTCCTCCACCTCTTACACCAAGGAGGACTGAGGAAGGCTCCTTTTACTGTTCTGCAATCTACCAGAGGAGTCACAAGTCAGACACACCAGGTGCTTCCTTCACCCTCCCTCCCGGTTCTTGTTGATCCAAGGAGTGAATGGCTAAGACACCAGGTCTCCTACATGGCACTGCTTAGTCTCCACACCCCAATAGGCTTTCCTTTTCAAGTAGCACCTTCATCCTCTTCCGTGCAGAAACTGCTCCAGAAAGTAGGATTTATTTCCTGGGTGACTGGTTACATGCTGAACTCAGTCTGTTTTTTCTTCCAGAATTGCTCGTTTCTCAAATGTTTACCATCTCTCCATCCACATTTCCAAGAATTTTGGAGCTGAGACAACAAAGATCTTTTATATAGGCCTGAAGGGAGAGT encodes the following:
- the PITHD1 gene encoding PITH domain-containing protein 1 isoform X1, yielding MAHGHGHGAGGGCCGAEREEPPERRGLAWGLYLRIDRERLQCLNERREGSGALVFRAWEERADRSQFVESDDEVELLFNIPFTGNVKLKGIIVMGEDDDTHPSEMRLFKNIPHMSFDDTAREPDQMFSLNRDLTGELEYPTKIARFSNVYHLSIHISKNFGAETTKIFYIGLKGEWTEAYRHEVTICNYEASANPADHKIDQIMPETHFIS
- the PITHD1 gene encoding PITH domain-containing protein 1 isoform X2 — translated: MAHGHGHGAGGGCCGAEREEPPERRGLAWGLYLRIDRERLQCLNERREGSGALVFRAWEERADRSQFVESDDEVELLFNIPFKNIPHMSFDDTAREPDQMFSLNRDLTGELEYPTKIARFSNVYHLSIHISKNFGAETTKIFYIGLKGEWTEAYRHEVTICNYEASANPADHKIDQIMPETHFIS